A single window of Senegalia massiliensis DNA harbors:
- a CDS encoding pyrimidine-nucleoside phosphorylase, with protein sequence MDMYEIIKKKRDGNELTSEDIKYFVENYTEGNIPDYQASALLMAIFFNKMNKTETLNLTNAMLKSGEEIDLSSINGIKVDKHSTGGVGDKTTLVLAPMVAACNLPVAKMSGRGLGHTGGTLDKLESIENFSINLSKDEFIKNVNDIKLAVAGQTSNIAPADKKLYALRDVTATVDNISLIASSIMSKKLASGSDAIVLDVKVGSGAFMKTLENAFELAQEMVDIGNGMNRDTMAVISDMDEPLGYAIGNALEVKEAVQTLKGDGPEDLLELCLSLGSRLLLLGKKVENIEEGKKLLISKIEDGSAFNKFKQFIKNQGGNVEQIENLDLLPKSSNIMHFKAEKSGYISEMNAEEIGRCALLLGAGRKTIESKIDMSAGIVLNRKKFEKIKKGEIIAYLHGNDKDKLNEALNRLEKIIKISSEKIGKKKIIYGTVDKDGIKKI encoded by the coding sequence ATGGATATGTATGAGATTATAAAGAAAAAAAGAGATGGAAATGAATTAACTAGTGAAGATATCAAATATTTTGTAGAAAATTATACTGAAGGAAATATACCTGATTATCAAGCATCTGCTTTGCTTATGGCTATATTTTTTAATAAAATGAATAAGACTGAAACTTTAAACTTAACTAATGCAATGTTAAAATCAGGAGAGGAAATAGATCTTTCTTCTATAAATGGAATAAAAGTTGATAAACATAGCACAGGAGGAGTAGGTGATAAAACTACTCTTGTATTAGCACCTATGGTTGCTGCATGTAATTTGCCTGTTGCTAAAATGTCAGGAAGAGGATTAGGTCACACTGGGGGTACATTAGATAAATTAGAATCAATTGAAAATTTTTCAATTAATCTTAGTAAAGATGAATTTATTAAGAATGTAAATGATATTAAGTTAGCTGTTGCTGGTCAAACTTCTAATATAGCGCCTGCTGATAAAAAATTATATGCATTAAGAGATGTTACTGCAACTGTAGATAATATATCTCTTATTGCTAGTAGTATTATGAGTAAAAAGTTAGCATCAGGTTCTGATGCAATTGTACTTGATGTTAAAGTAGGTAGTGGAGCTTTTATGAAAACCTTAGAAAATGCTTTTGAATTAGCGCAAGAAATGGTAGATATAGGGAATGGCATGAATAGAGATACCATGGCTGTAATATCTGACATGGATGAACCTTTAGGATATGCAATAGGTAATGCACTTGAAGTAAAAGAAGCAGTACAAACATTAAAAGGAGATGGTCCAGAAGATTTGCTTGAGCTTTGTCTTTCATTAGGTTCTAGATTGCTATTATTAGGCAAAAAAGTTGAAAATATTGAAGAAGGAAAAAAACTTTTAATAAGCAAAATAGAAGATGGAAGTGCCTTTAATAAATTTAAACAATTTATTAAAAATCAAGGTGGTAATGTAGAACAAATTGAAAATCTAGATTTACTACCAAAATCAAGCAATATTATGCACTTTAAAGCTGAAAAATCTGGATATATTTCAGAAATGAATGCAGAAGAGATTGGCAGATGTGCACTTTTGTTAGGTGCTGGAAGAAAGACAATAGAAAGTAAAATAGATATGTCTGCAGGTATAGTACTAAATAGAAAGAAATTTGAAAAAATTAAAAAAGGCGAAATAATTGCATATTTACATGGAAACGATAAAGATAAACTTAATGAGGCATTAAATAGACTTGAAAAAATTATAAAAATTTCATCTGAAAAAATAGGTAAAAAGAAAATAATTTATGGTACTGTTGATAAAGATGGAATTAAAAAGATATAA